A window of the Echeneis naucrates chromosome 3, fEcheNa1.1, whole genome shotgun sequence genome harbors these coding sequences:
- the dna2 gene encoding DNA replication ATP-dependent helicase/nuclease DNA2, translating to MNRTKLKKTKVTLGGQRDISSFLSQNQKDEPLSKKLSVADHPLAKTAPQIRDVDLEPLGPCSPFKRRILGDLENVLVSSPELLSVPETPTSELRGAGCLSPKPNREKACRVNFGQLSPICRSPQSKGWCAQGLMSSEGGRNKRKDGCTDARKRIFSPPKQSHNAKRPRTMINQKATNNMIGHEKTPYISRDQLKEQSERSEDHSPGTEGHFNHSRNTMSPLKSVSCHSLGGHKHQKAREEEKGDSGFTVITSGNPQTCLEDDTHKFIAHLLKPRSQTVTPAPLRPVKDEEVDPSKKDIIRTANTSPTRDGESGHSSNQEQAEGKTSCYTEERVDESWFSELMDHDEHHNPEDKCKKPCKVPDHVILSGGINNRYWVLDVEERPCQKTLTISCYKSLHPTETCLLKDGWEMTPVFRGDVVHLEGQSDGGSWLVDNQQGFLVLLPDTLISGTSVSSSIRCMRRAVLGDMFKSFDGGSKHMLNGTMVHEVFQRAATANDFSLEMLSKLADQALHSPQFLGNMYSLGVSQEEMKQELHDYLPSLEHWAKEYLSTPTPKPISVKIPGNSRSLSRDQDSSAVITVTELADIEENVWSPRFGLKGKIDVTAQVQIQRPRNGSHRSPEQKTLPLELKTGRESNSIEHRSQVILYTLMSMERYNPEAGLLLYLKTGNLHPVVASHMDRRELLKLRNTLVHYIHNCVAKEAEQSCLSRLPDILTNRQTCQYCPQRTNCALYERAVESNSVGVSEDVVHDFLQQETGHLTPMHLSYFSKWLLLCCLEATTMEAKNGRRHVWLQTAAESEKNGSCMGNLQLIGPVNVQSEGVFLHRFQRGSSAPQQGLMNSGLASRDRIVISDQEGRLVGLATGYLCEVSRDSISCTLDRDLSKFSGLLFRLDADEGVVGLSTHFTNLSRLMENCQDSDRLRELVVDLRVPEFIDSLSSVLPREAKDTVAVILKGLNKPQRQAMKRVLLSKDYTLIVGMPGTGKTTTICTLVRILHACGFSVLLTSYTHSAVDNILLKLKRFRVGFLRLGQGQKVHPDILPYTEESIRKKGVHTLSQLQQLYNKELVVGTTCMGIKHPIFTRRRFDFCIIDEASQISQPICLGPLFYAKRFVLVGDHQQLPPIVQNKEARSRGMDESLFKRLELHSEAVVQLNVQYRMNRQIMSLSNSLMYEGRLECGSDRTASALLTLPFLHSVQSELSSYSQRHPEHDLTWIEASLSPSNPVCFLDCSMVPAQESVEQGGVSNRTEADLIHKLLLLLIKAGCKPSDVGVIAPYRLQLKSISALLQASAFDGVEVNTVDRYQGRDKSLIILSFVRSTAEEGKLGELLKDWRRLNVAVTRAKHKLLMLGSAATLRRYAPVEKLLNHLQKENMIIQLPPAAHKALPSLHL from the exons ATGAACAGGaccaaactgaagaaaacaaag GTGACTCTTGGGGGGCAGAGAGACATCTCATCCTTCTTATCTCAAAACCAAAAG GATGAACCACTTTCAAAAAAGTTATCTGTAGCTGACCACCCTTTGGCCAAGACCGCACCTCAGATAAGAGATGTTGATCTTGAACCACTTGGACCTTGCTCTCCCTTTAAGAGGCGCATCCTTGGGGACCTCGAGAATGTCCTGGTCTCTTCACCAGAGCTCCTCTCTGTGCCAGAGACCCCCACCAGTGAGCTCAGGGGGGCAGGTTGTCTGAGCCCCAAGCCCAACAGAGAGAAGGCATGTCGGGTGAATTTTGGCCAACTGTCCCCCATCTGTCGCAGTCCCCAGTCCAAAGGGTGGTGTGCACAGGGATTAATGAGcagtgagggaggaagaaaCAAGAGGAAAGACGGATGTACTGATGCCCGGAAAAGAATCTTCAGTCCTCCCAAACAGTCCCATAATGCCAAGAGACCAAGAACCATGATCAaccaaaaagcaacaaacaataTGATTGGCCATGAGAAAACACCTTATATCTCCAGGGACCAGTTAAAAGAGCAGTCTGAGAGGTCGGAAGATCACAGCCCAGGTACTGAAGGGCACTTtaatcacagcagaaacacaatgtCACCGTTGAAGTCTGTTTCTTGCCACTCATTGGGAGGACACAAACATCAGAAAgcaagagaagaggaaaagggagaTTCTGGTTTTACTGTGATTACCAGTGGAAATCCACAGACTTGTCTGGAAGATGACACTCACAAATTTATTGCTCATCTGCTCAAACCAAGATCACAAACTGTCACACCTGCACCACTGAGGCCTGTAAAGGACGAAGAAGTGGACCCAAGCAAGAAAGATATTATAAGAACAGCCAACACATCACCAACTAGAGATGGAGAAAGTGGTCATTCATCCAATCAAGAGCAAGCTGAAG gAAAGACATCTTGTTACACAGAAGAGAGAGTTGATGAGAGTTGGTTTTCAGAGCTTATGGATCATGATGAACATCATAACCCAGAGGACAAATGTAAAAAACCATG TAAGGTACCAGACCACGTGATCCTCTCTGGAGGCATTAACAACCGCTACTGGGTTTTGGATGTGGAGGAGAGGCCCTGTCAGAAAACACTGACCATCTCATGCTACAAATCCCTTCATCCAACTGAGACGTGCCTGCTGAAAGATGGATG GGAGATGACGCCTGTTTTTCGTGGCGATGTGGTCCATCTGGAAGGTCAGTCTGACGGCGGGTCCTGGTTAGTGGACAATCAGCAGGGCTTTCTGGTTTTACTGCCTGACACTTTGATCTCCGGTACCAGCGTCTCAAGCTCCATCCGCTGCATGAGGCGAGCAGTACTGGGTGATATGTTTAAG AGTTTTGACGGTGGCTCAAAGCATATGCTTAACGGCACCATGGTTCATGAGGTCTTTCAGAGAGCAGCCACAGCTAACGATTTTTCTTTGGAGATGCTGTCTAAACTGGCAGACCAGGCGCTACACAGTCCACAGTTCCTGGGAAACAT GTACAGTTTGGGTGTAAGTCAGGAAGAGATGAAGCAAGAACTGCATGATTATCTGCCATCACTGGAACATTGGGCTAAGGAATATCTCAGCACCCCAACACCAAAACCCATCAGTGTCAAAat CCCTGGCAACAGCAGATCCCTTAGCAGAGATCAGGATTCATCAGCAGTCATCACCGTAACAGAGCTGGCAGATATAGAGGAGAACGTGTGGTCACCTAGATTTGGCCTAAAAGGAAAAATTGATGTGACGGCACAGGTTCAAATCCAGCGACCACGAAACGGCAGTCATAGAAGCCCAGAGCAGAAGACTTTGCCCCTGGAGCTGAAAACTGGAAGAGAGTCAAACTCAATAGAGCATCGCAGCCAG GTGATTCTGTACACTCTGATGAGCATGGAGAGATACAATCCTGAGGCCGGCTTACTACTATACCTCAAAACTGGCAACCTTCACCCTGTAGTGGCCAGCCACATGGACCGCAGAG agcTGTTGAAACTGAGGAACACACTGGTCCATTACATTCACAACTGTGTGGCGAAAGAGGCGGAACAGAGCTGCTTGTCTCGACTCCCTGACATCctaacaaacagacaaacctgCCAGTATTGTCCTCAAAGGACCAACTGTGCTTTATATGAGAG AGCGGTGGAGAGCAACTCAGTAGGTGTCAGTGAGGATGTTGTGCATGACTTCCTGCAGCAGGAAACCGGTCATCTGACTCCAATGCATCTGAGCTACTTTTCCAAGTggttgctgctctgctgcctcgAGGCGACCACCATGGAGGCCAAGAATGGCCGAAGGCATGTGTGGCTTCAGACAGCTGCGGAGAG TGAGAAGAATGGAAGCTGTATGGGGAATCTGCAGCTCATTGGCCCAGTGAACGTCCAATCTGAAGGAGTTTTTCTCCATCGTTTCCAGAGAGGCAGTTCAGCGCCACAGCAGGGTTTGATGAACAGCGGTCTGGCCAGCAGGGATCGCATTGTTATTAGTGACCAGGAGGGTCGTCTTGTTGGCTTGGCAACAGGATACCTGTGTGAGGTCAGCAGGGACTCAATCAGCTGCACTTTAGACAG aGATTTATCAAAATTCAGTGGTTTGCTGTTCAGACTGGATGCTGATGAAGGTGTGGTGGGCCTCAGTACACACTTCACCAATCTCTCAAGACTGATGGAGAACTGTCAAGACAG TGATCGTCTGAGGGAGCTAGTTGTTGACCTTCGTGTTCCAGAGTTTATTGACAGCCTCAGTTCTGTTCTGCCCAGAGAGGCCAAGGACACAGTGGCCGTTATCCTCAAAG gcCTCAACAAACCACAAAGACAGGCCATGAAGCGGGTGTTATTATCGAAGGACTACACACTGATTGTTGGTATGCCTGGCACAGGGAAGACCACAACCATCTGCACTCTG GTTCGCATCCTACATGCATGTGGTTTCAGTGTGTTGCTAACCAGCTACACTCACTCAGCTGTTGATAACATCCTGCTGAAACTAAAGCGTTTCCGGGTCGGCTTTTTGCGTCTCGGACAGGGACAGAAG GTTCATCCTGACATCTTGCCATACACAGAGGAAAGCATCAGGAAAAAGGGAGTTCACACTCtctcacagctgcagcagctttatAACAAGGAG CTGGTAGTGGGAACCACCTGTATGGGCATCAAGCATCCTATTTTCACACGTCGACGGTTTGATTTCTGCATCATAGACGAGGCTTCACAGATCAGCCAGCCTATCTGTCTGGGTCCCCTGTTCTATGCTAAGAGATTTGTCCTTGTTGGGGATCATCAACAGCTTCCACCAATAGTGCAAAACAAGGAAGCCAG GTCACGTGGGATGGATGAAAGTCTCTTTAAGCGACTGGAGCTCCATAGTGAAGCGGTGGTCCAACTGAACGTACAGTACCGGATGAACAG aCAGATAATGTCTCTGAGCAACTCCCTGATGTACGAGGGCCGGCTGGAGTGTGGATCAGATAGGACAGCCTCGGCCCTGCTCACACTGCCCTTCCTGCATTCTGTCCAGTCGGAGCTCAGCTCCTACTCTCAGCGTCATCCCGAGCACGACCTAACATGGATAGAGGCCTCATTGTCACCCAGCAACCCTGTTTGCTTCCTTGATTGCTCAATG GTACCAGCGCAGGAGTCGGTGGAGCAGGGTGGTGTGAGCAATCGCACTGAAGCTGATCTCATACACAAGTTGCTTTTGCTGCTGATAAAG gCAGGGTGTAAGCCCAGTGATGTGGGTGTTATTGCTCCTTACAGACTGCAGTTGAAGAgcatctctgctctgctgcaggcGTCTGCCTTCGATGGTGTGGAGGTGAACACAGTGGACAGGTACCAAGGACGAGACAAAAGTCTCATCATACTCTCTTTTGTCAGGAGCAcagcagaggagggaaag TTAGGAGAGCTGTTAAAGGATTGGCGTCGGCTGAATGTAGCTGTAACTAGAGCTAAACACAAGTTGCTTATGCTGGGCTCTGCCGCAACACTCCGACGCTACGCACCCGTGGAGAAACTGCTCAACCATCTCCAGAAGGAGAACATG ATTATTCAGCTCCCACCAGCTGCCCACAAGGCCTTACCCAGTCTGCACCTGTGA
- the pbld gene encoding phenazine biosynthesis-like domain-containing protein translates to MEIPVFTVDAFTNLPFRGNPAAICPLMHELCDDLYQKIAEEMKLSETAFITRIKPSDDFTTGSRFHLRWFTPTTEVNLCGHATLASAAVLFQHMKNTNPVLVFETKSGDLAVTKQGDGFIMDFPLNPPTQEDPNEFRDIIQAAVGNHPVQDVYLNSKTEKLMVRLADTCNRSALSSLEVDPVSLLNSEKSGRVKGLILTMKGSSDCQPGYDFYSRYFAPWKGIPEDPVTGSAHTVLGSYWSKKLGKKKMLAYQCSSRGGELELEVRDDGRINIAGQTVTVLQGTIKL, encoded by the exons ATGGAGATTCCAGTATTTACAGTGGATGCCTTCACTAATCTGCCTTTTAGAGGGAACCCTGCAGCCATATGTCCACTTATGCAC GAGCTTTGTGACGATTTGTATCAGAAGATAGCAGAAGAGATGAAGCTGTCAGAAACCGCTTTCATCACCAGGATCAAGCCGTCTGATGATTTCACTACAG GATCAAGGTTTCACCTCCGATGGTTCACACCAACCACTGAAGTAAATCTGTGTGGTCACGCTACTCTGGCTTCTGCAGCAGTTCTGTTCCAGCATATGA AGAACACAAATCCTGTACTTGTGTTCGAGACCAAGAGTGGTGATCTGGCTGTCACAAAGCAGGGCGATGGCTTCATCATGGACTTTCCTCTCAACCCACCTACCCAGGAG GATCCAAATGAGTTCAGAGACATCATACAG GCTGCAGTTGGAAACCACCCGGTTCAGGACGTTTATCTGAACTCTAAAACCGAGAAACTGATGGTTCGACTTGCTGACACCTGCAACAG GTCAGCGCTAAGCAGTCTGGAAGTTGACCCTGTTTCTCTTCTGAACAGTGAGAAGAGTGGAAGAGTTAAAGGTTTGATCCTAACCATGAAAG GATCTTCAGACTGCCAGCCGGGATATGACTTCTACTCCAGATACTTTGCTCCATGGAAAGGTATCCCAGAGGATCCTGTCACTG GTTCAGCTCACACCGTTCTGGGTAGCTACTGGTCTAAGAAactggggaaaaagaaaatgctgg CCTACCAGTGCTCTAGTCGAGGAGGGGAGCTGGAACTGGAAGTAAGAGATGATGGAAGAATCAATATAGCTGGACAAACTGTCACTGTCCTGCAGGGAACAATTAAACTGTGA
- the hnrnph3 gene encoding heterogeneous nuclear ribonucleoprotein H3 isoform X2, whose protein sequence is MSLSEEGYVVRIRGLPWSCTQEEVASFFSDCDIVGKINGVCFTYSKEGRPSGEAFIELKTAEDFKNALAKDRKYMGHRYIEVFKSNRSEMDWVLKRSGPADYDSCSGCMLRLRGLPFGCSKEEIVQFFAGLRIVPNGITLPVDYQGRSTGEAFVQFASKEIAEKALGKHKERIGHRYIEIFKSSRNEIRAYYELPRRGMGGQRPGPYDRPMMAGPRGGFFGPGPGRGGSLMDTMRSGGGYGGGYAGFDSYNGFNNYCFGNGMFDDRMRGERGGRGLGSHGYGGQGDSGSGFHSGHFVHMRGLPFRATEGDIAKFFSPLNPMRVHIDVAPNGKSTGEADVEFRSHEDAVAAMSKDKNHMRRVAGGYYGNSGGGGGSRSSGLRGAY, encoded by the exons ATGTCTTTGAGTGAAGAAGGATACGTGGTCCGGATCAGAGGACTGCCCTGGTCCTGCACCCAGGAGGAGGTGGCAAGTTTCTTCTCTG ATTGTGACATCGTTGGGAAAATAAACGGAGTATGTTTCACCTACTCTAAAGAAGGCCGCCCCAGTGGAGAGGCATTTATTGagctgaaaacagcagaggattTCAAGAACGCCCTTGCCAAGGACCGTAAATATATGGGACACCGATACATTGAGG TATTCAAGTCAAACCGTAGTGAAATGGACTGGGTGCTGAAACGTAGCGGTCCTGCTGACTATGACAGCTGCAGTGGTTGCATGCTGAGACTTAGGGGCCTGCCTTTCGGCTGCAGCAAGGAGGAGATAGTTCAGTTCTTCGCAG GGTTGAGAATCGTGCCAAATGGGATTACTCTGCCAGTGGACTACCAGGGGAGGAGCACAGGGGAAGCCTTCGTGCAGTTTGCCTCAAAGGAGATAGCAGAAAAGGCTCTGGGGAAACACAAGGAAAGAATAGGGCACAG GTATATAGAGATTTTTAAAAGCAGTCGTAATGAGATCAGAGCGTACTATGAGCTGCCCCGACGAGGGATGGGAGGCCAGAGACCAGGTCCCTATGATAGACCCATGATGGCGGGCCCAAGGGGAGGGTTTTTTGGGCCCGGGCCTGGCCGCGGTGGGAGTCTGATGGACACTATGAGGAGTGGAGGAGGTTACGGAGGAG gATACGCCGGCTTTGACAGCTACAATGGTTTCAACAACTACTGTTTTGGCAATGGCATGTTTGATGATCgaatgagaggagagaggggaggaagag GGCTTGGAAGTCATGGTTACGGTGGTCAAGGTGACAGTGGCTCAGGTTTTCACAGCGGCCATTTTGTCCACATGAGAGGTCTACCTTTCCGTGCCACAGAGGGAGACATTGCCAAG tttttctctcctttgaaTCCAATGAGGGTCCACATTGATGTGGCACCTAATGGGAAGTCAACAGGAGAGGCCGATGTGGAGTTCCGCTCCCACGAAGACGCTGTGGCAGCCATGTCCAAAGATAAGAACCATATGC GTCGTGTTGCTGGTGGTTACTATGGCAACTCAGGAGGGGGCGGAGGCTCACGGAGCAGCGGTCTGCGAGGTGCATACTGA
- the hnrnph3 gene encoding heterogeneous nuclear ribonucleoprotein H3 isoform X1, with product MSLSEEGYVVRIRGLPWSCTQEEVASFFSDCDIVGKINGVCFTYSKEGRPSGEAFIELKTAEDFKNALAKDRKYMGHRYIEVFKSNRSEMDWVLKRSGPADYDSCSGCMLRLRGLPFGCSKEEIVQFFAGLRIVPNGITLPVDYQGRSTGEAFVQFASKEIAEKALGKHKERIGHRYIEIFKSSRNEIRAYYELPRRGMGGQRPGPYDRPMMAGPRGGFFGPGPGRGGSLMDTMRSGGGYGGGYAGFDSYNGFNNYCFGNGMFDDRMRGERGGRGLGSHGYGGQGDSGSGFHSGHFVHMRGLPFRATEGDIAKFFSPLNPMRVHIDVAPNGKSTGEADVEFRSHEDAVAAMSKDKNHMQHRYIELFLNSTASGAAEMSRVAGGYYGNSGGGGGSRSSGLRGAY from the exons ATGTCTTTGAGTGAAGAAGGATACGTGGTCCGGATCAGAGGACTGCCCTGGTCCTGCACCCAGGAGGAGGTGGCAAGTTTCTTCTCTG ATTGTGACATCGTTGGGAAAATAAACGGAGTATGTTTCACCTACTCTAAAGAAGGCCGCCCCAGTGGAGAGGCATTTATTGagctgaaaacagcagaggattTCAAGAACGCCCTTGCCAAGGACCGTAAATATATGGGACACCGATACATTGAGG TATTCAAGTCAAACCGTAGTGAAATGGACTGGGTGCTGAAACGTAGCGGTCCTGCTGACTATGACAGCTGCAGTGGTTGCATGCTGAGACTTAGGGGCCTGCCTTTCGGCTGCAGCAAGGAGGAGATAGTTCAGTTCTTCGCAG GGTTGAGAATCGTGCCAAATGGGATTACTCTGCCAGTGGACTACCAGGGGAGGAGCACAGGGGAAGCCTTCGTGCAGTTTGCCTCAAAGGAGATAGCAGAAAAGGCTCTGGGGAAACACAAGGAAAGAATAGGGCACAG GTATATAGAGATTTTTAAAAGCAGTCGTAATGAGATCAGAGCGTACTATGAGCTGCCCCGACGAGGGATGGGAGGCCAGAGACCAGGTCCCTATGATAGACCCATGATGGCGGGCCCAAGGGGAGGGTTTTTTGGGCCCGGGCCTGGCCGCGGTGGGAGTCTGATGGACACTATGAGGAGTGGAGGAGGTTACGGAGGAG gATACGCCGGCTTTGACAGCTACAATGGTTTCAACAACTACTGTTTTGGCAATGGCATGTTTGATGATCgaatgagaggagagaggggaggaagag GGCTTGGAAGTCATGGTTACGGTGGTCAAGGTGACAGTGGCTCAGGTTTTCACAGCGGCCATTTTGTCCACATGAGAGGTCTACCTTTCCGTGCCACAGAGGGAGACATTGCCAAG tttttctctcctttgaaTCCAATGAGGGTCCACATTGATGTGGCACCTAATGGGAAGTCAACAGGAGAGGCCGATGTGGAGTTCCGCTCCCACGAAGACGCTGTGGCAGCCATGTCCAAAGATAAGAACCATATGC AGCATCGCTACATTGAGCTGTTTCTCAACTCAACAGccagtggagcagctgaaatgA GTCGTGTTGCTGGTGGTTACTATGGCAACTCAGGAGGGGGCGGAGGCTCACGGAGCAGCGGTCTGCGAGGTGCATACTGA